Proteins from a genomic interval of Symmachiella macrocystis:
- a CDS encoding hydrolase: MNSPQDPYLRSNELLSHAQCRLLVVDVQEKLIPAIPVADRLIFECSRLIRAARLFVIPVHATEQYPKGLGGTVPELAQLLDSPADKLRFSCSEALNWGAAADQSDGRYKVLVIGMEAHVCVLQTVLDLLAGGYQVYVAADAVASRKKMDWQIALRRMEASGAVILTAESAMFEWCEASGSDTFKQISKLIQETPPGD, from the coding sequence ATGAATAGCCCACAAGACCCCTATCTTCGCAGTAACGAGTTACTCTCACACGCGCAATGCCGCTTGCTGGTTGTGGACGTGCAGGAGAAACTGATCCCGGCCATCCCCGTTGCCGACCGGTTGATCTTTGAATGTTCCCGGCTGATTCGGGCAGCGCGGTTGTTTGTAATACCCGTCCATGCCACCGAGCAATACCCCAAAGGCTTGGGAGGCACCGTGCCGGAATTGGCCCAACTGCTCGATTCGCCAGCGGACAAACTTCGTTTCAGTTGCAGCGAAGCACTCAACTGGGGTGCCGCTGCCGACCAGTCCGACGGCCGCTACAAAGTGCTGGTAATCGGTATGGAAGCGCATGTCTGTGTCCTGCAAACGGTACTCGACCTGCTGGCCGGCGGGTATCAGGTCTACGTTGCCGCGGATGCCGTCGCCAGCCGCAAAAAAATGGACTGGCAAATCGCCCTGCGGCGGATGGAAGCGTCCGGAGCAGTGATCCTCACCGCTGAGTCGGCCATGTTCGAGTGGTGCGAAGCCTCGGGCAGCGATACGTTCAAACAGATCAGCAAATTGATTCAGGAAACTCCGCCAGGCGATTGA
- a CDS encoding pyridoxal-phosphate-dependent aminotransferase family protein: protein MAAVQSTTTTAPQRILMGPGPSDVDSRVLAALSAPIVGHLDPYFLRVMDEMQSMLREVFRTKNELTLAVSGTGSAGMETCVVNLIEPGDRMVVGVNGVFGTRMADVATRAGAEVTTIERPFGEVFNADEIAEVVARVKPKVVGLIHAETSTGALQPIEEISRVVHDAGALLLIDTVTSLGGVPVEIDAWNVDAVYSGTQKCLSCPPGLAPVSFSAAALEVMDARKTKVASWYLDMSMVRNYWGGKRAYHHTAPINMNYALHEALRLVLEEGLENRFDRHRQNHLALCAGLEALGIQYAVPADHRLPQLNAVVIPAGVEDAAVRKQLLSEFGIEIGGGLGPMAGKTWRIGLMGAASSNRNVLLLLAALERCLTDQGISVTPGAGVAAANGVYGAA, encoded by the coding sequence ATGGCTGCTGTTCAATCCACGACAACGACCGCCCCGCAGCGCATTTTGATGGGTCCGGGTCCCAGTGATGTTGATTCCCGCGTGCTGGCCGCTTTGAGCGCGCCGATTGTGGGGCATCTCGATCCCTATTTCCTGCGCGTCATGGATGAAATGCAATCGATGTTGCGCGAGGTGTTTCGTACCAAGAACGAACTGACCCTCGCCGTCAGCGGGACTGGCAGTGCGGGAATGGAAACCTGCGTGGTCAACCTCATCGAACCGGGCGACCGCATGGTCGTGGGGGTCAACGGTGTGTTCGGCACGCGGATGGCCGATGTCGCCACCCGCGCCGGAGCTGAGGTCACCACCATCGAACGCCCCTTCGGCGAAGTCTTCAACGCTGACGAGATCGCCGAGGTCGTCGCCCGTGTGAAACCTAAAGTCGTCGGACTGATTCACGCCGAAACCTCCACCGGCGCGCTACAGCCGATCGAAGAGATCAGCCGTGTCGTGCATGACGCTGGCGCATTGCTATTGATTGACACGGTGACCTCCTTAGGAGGCGTCCCAGTCGAGATCGACGCTTGGAACGTCGATGCCGTTTATAGCGGCACACAAAAATGCCTCAGCTGCCCACCCGGCCTAGCTCCGGTGAGCTTCAGTGCAGCTGCTCTGGAGGTGATGGACGCCCGCAAAACCAAAGTCGCCAGTTGGTACCTCGACATGTCGATGGTCCGCAACTATTGGGGAGGCAAACGCGCCTACCATCACACCGCTCCCATCAACATGAACTACGCCCTGCACGAAGCCTTGAGGCTGGTGTTGGAAGAAGGGTTGGAAAACCGCTTCGACCGGCATCGCCAAAATCACCTGGCTCTCTGTGCTGGATTGGAGGCGCTCGGCATTCAATACGCCGTCCCCGCCGACCACCGGCTGCCGCAACTCAACGCTGTGGTGATCCCCGCAGGAGTCGAGGACGCTGCCGTCCGTAAACAACTGCTGAGCGAATTCGGTATCGAAATCGGCGGCGGACTCGGCCCGATGGCGGGTAAGACTTGGCGGATCGGCCTGATGGGCGCAGCCAGCAGCAATCGCAATGTGCTGTTGTTATTAGCGGCTCTGGAACGCTGCTTGACGGACCAAGGTATTTCCGTCACCCCCGGTGCCGGCGTGGCAGCGGCAAATGGAGTTTATGGAGCCGCCTAG
- a CDS encoding LOG family protein, translating to MSKQTAIPTSPKDVGEDRVLLAGPRSRTSEFFRVLRIVREFIRGFRALHFLGPCVTVFGSARFEPGHRYYELAREIGRGISKLGFVTITGGGPGIMEAANRGAHEAGGQSIGCNIVLPEEQDPNPYVDRTVTFRYFFVRKVMLVKYSQAFVIMPGGFGTMDEAFEAGTLIQTAKIHDFPVIFVGVEYWDRLFRFLREDMVSEGTINENEYSLFTLTDSVEEVMEILEACPSTRIVTPPQKQPARSWELA from the coding sequence ATGAGCAAGCAGACAGCGATTCCGACAAGTCCCAAAGACGTTGGCGAAGACCGGGTCTTGTTAGCCGGGCCTCGATCACGGACGAGTGAATTCTTTCGGGTATTGCGGATCGTACGCGAATTCATCCGCGGGTTTCGCGCTCTGCACTTTTTGGGACCCTGTGTGACCGTTTTTGGTTCGGCCCGATTTGAACCGGGACATCGGTATTACGAACTTGCCCGCGAAATCGGCCGCGGCATCAGCAAACTGGGCTTTGTGACGATCACCGGCGGCGGACCGGGCATCATGGAAGCCGCTAATCGAGGGGCGCACGAAGCGGGCGGGCAGAGCATCGGCTGCAACATCGTACTCCCGGAAGAACAAGATCCGAATCCTTACGTCGATAGAACTGTCACCTTCCGGTACTTCTTTGTCCGCAAGGTGATGCTGGTCAAGTATTCGCAGGCATTCGTGATCATGCCGGGGGGCTTCGGCACGATGGACGAAGCCTTCGAGGCGGGCACGCTGATTCAAACGGCAAAAATCCACGACTTCCCCGTGATTTTCGTGGGAGTCGAGTATTGGGACCGGCTGTTTCGGTTTCTGCGCGAGGACATGGTGAGCGAGGGGACGATCAACGAAAACGAATATAGCCTGTTCACGTTGACCGATTCGGTGGAGGAGGTCATGGAAATCCTTGAAGCTTGCCCCTCAACACGCATCGTCACACCCCCTCAAAAACAACCGGCCCGCAGTTGGGAGTTGGCCTAG
- a CDS encoding AAA family ATPase, which yields MIVSTEIDGTTLQLGRPDESDGHWIGQEEILKQLLACWLVVDDADLALTPRLVGTPGIGKTTLGMSGARVRKQDLYIYQCTADTRPEDLLVTPVLAESGKIAYHASPLVTAMIRGGICILDEGNRMNEKSWASLAPLLDHRRYVESIVAGITIHAHKDFRCAVTMNDDESTFEIPDYILSRLQPTLGLSFPSREDELAILKYHLPFAEEEMLNLTVEFLQQAHELKLDFSTRDGINLLRYAVKRLAQDTDHPLSKDAAWRESLERCLGEEALDLQSLADRKSQTLGGTNVPMGLGDFFFNPGDPMHPDYQDDDDFDDDEDDT from the coding sequence ATGATTGTATCCACAGAAATCGATGGAACGACGCTCCAACTCGGCCGTCCCGATGAGTCGGACGGACATTGGATTGGACAGGAAGAAATCCTCAAACAGCTACTGGCCTGCTGGCTCGTGGTCGACGACGCCGATTTGGCGCTCACACCCCGGTTGGTCGGCACGCCCGGTATCGGCAAGACCACGCTGGGTATGTCCGGAGCACGGGTCCGCAAACAGGACCTCTACATCTACCAATGCACGGCCGACACCCGTCCTGAGGACCTGTTGGTCACACCCGTACTGGCCGAAAGCGGAAAAATTGCCTACCACGCCTCACCGCTGGTGACTGCCATGATTCGCGGCGGCATCTGCATTCTCGACGAAGGCAACCGCATGAACGAAAAGTCGTGGGCCAGTTTGGCTCCACTGCTGGATCATCGCCGCTACGTCGAATCAATTGTGGCAGGCATCACGATCCACGCCCACAAGGACTTCCGCTGTGCGGTGACGATGAATGACGACGAGTCGACCTTCGAAATCCCCGACTACATCCTCAGCCGCCTGCAACCGACGCTCGGACTGTCGTTTCCCAGCCGCGAAGACGAGTTGGCGATCCTCAAATACCATTTGCCGTTCGCCGAAGAAGAGATGCTCAACCTCACGGTCGAATTTCTGCAACAGGCGCACGAGTTAAAACTCGATTTCTCGACCCGAGACGGTATTAACTTGCTGCGGTATGCCGTCAAGCGGCTGGCGCAGGATACCGATCACCCCCTGAGCAAAGACGCCGCCTGGCGCGAGTCTCTGGAACGCTGCCTGGGCGAAGAGGCGCTCGACCTGCAATCATTGGCCGACCGCAAATCTCAAACCTTGGGCGGCACCAACGTCCCCATGGGTCTGGGAGATTTCTTCTTCAACCCCGGCGACCCCATGCACCCCGACTACCAGGACGATGACGACTTTGATGATGACGAAGACGACACATAA
- the sufU gene encoding Fe-S cluster assembly sulfur transfer protein SufU produces the protein MSDDLYQEHILDHFESPYHKGPLENPTCIYRDKNPICGDEIQLALKVDESGKVQEAWFEGHGCAISQAAASMLVEEIEGKTLEELRDFEAQQMLDLLKVQLTATRQKCGLLGFKVLKTMVYSLDGTPAEN, from the coding sequence GTGAGCGACGATCTCTACCAAGAACATATTCTTGACCACTTCGAGTCCCCGTACCACAAAGGTCCGCTCGAAAACCCCACGTGCATATACCGGGACAAAAATCCGATTTGTGGCGACGAAATCCAACTCGCCCTCAAAGTGGATGAATCGGGCAAAGTTCAAGAGGCATGGTTCGAGGGGCACGGCTGCGCGATTAGCCAAGCAGCCGCATCGATGCTGGTCGAGGAAATCGAGGGAAAAACCCTTGAGGAATTGCGGGACTTCGAAGCACAACAAATGCTGGACCTACTCAAAGTCCAGTTGACCGCCACCCGCCAAAAGTGCGGCCTGCTTGGTTTTAAAGTTCTCAAAACGATGGTCTATTCGCTCGACGGCACGCCGGCGGAGAATTGA
- a CDS encoding aminotransferase class V-fold PLP-dependent enzyme — protein MTKSALQPTLDVSAVRNDFPILGKPLSEGRPLIYLDNGATTQKPQCVIDKVTECYENYNANVHRGVHTLGDQVTTELENARETVQNLLNAAAVEEVIFTAGTTAAINLVAHGWARKFLSAGDEILVNLMEHHANLVPWQQAAAATGATLKYLPLTPDGRLDLSQLDEVLTEKTKLVAVTGMSNVLGTINPIDELARRAHAVGAVILVDGAQSVPHQPVDVQASDIDFLTFSGHKLYGPTGIGVLYGKAALLNAMDPFLGGGNMIRYVYEDRFEPADLPAKFEAGTLPIAQAIALGTAIDYVTDLGFEAIAAQEHQLTVRAQERLAQIPGLTIFGPAPEHKGSIVSFAVEGLHSHDMGELLDRKGVEIRVGHHCTMPLHDWLQVSSTSRASFAFYNTLEEVDALAEAILYARKVFRLA, from the coding sequence ATGACAAAATCCGCATTGCAACCAACGCTCGATGTCTCAGCCGTCCGCAACGACTTTCCCATTCTGGGCAAGCCGCTCTCTGAAGGGCGGCCACTGATCTATCTCGACAACGGTGCCACCACCCAGAAACCGCAATGCGTGATCGATAAGGTCACCGAGTGCTACGAAAACTACAACGCCAACGTGCACCGCGGCGTTCACACACTCGGCGATCAAGTGACAACCGAACTCGAAAACGCCCGCGAAACCGTACAAAACCTCCTCAACGCCGCCGCTGTCGAAGAGGTCATCTTTACTGCCGGGACAACCGCCGCCATCAATCTGGTCGCCCATGGCTGGGCTCGCAAATTTCTCTCCGCCGGCGATGAAATCCTCGTCAACTTGATGGAACACCACGCCAACTTGGTCCCTTGGCAACAAGCAGCGGCCGCCACGGGAGCAACGCTCAAATACCTGCCGCTGACGCCGGATGGCCGGTTGGATCTGTCGCAACTGGACGAAGTGCTCACGGAAAAAACGAAACTCGTCGCCGTCACGGGAATGTCGAATGTGTTGGGCACGATCAATCCCATCGACGAATTGGCCCGCCGCGCTCATGCGGTGGGAGCGGTGATTCTGGTCGATGGTGCGCAAAGCGTCCCCCACCAGCCAGTCGACGTGCAGGCATCCGACATCGATTTTCTGACCTTTTCGGGACACAAACTTTACGGCCCCACAGGAATTGGTGTCCTGTATGGCAAAGCGGCCTTGCTGAACGCCATGGACCCGTTTCTGGGTGGTGGGAATATGATTCGCTATGTCTACGAGGACCGCTTTGAACCAGCGGATTTGCCGGCGAAATTCGAGGCGGGCACGCTACCGATCGCACAGGCCATCGCTTTGGGAACAGCGATCGACTATGTCACCGATTTGGGCTTCGAAGCGATTGCCGCTCAGGAGCACCAATTGACGGTCCGCGCGCAGGAACGCTTAGCACAGATTCCCGGCCTGACAATTTTCGGCCCAGCCCCGGAGCACAAAGGATCGATTGTGAGCTTTGCAGTCGAAGGTTTGCATTCCCACGATATGGGGGAACTGCTGGATCGCAAAGGGGTCGAAATCCGCGTCGGACACCATTGCACAATGCCGCTGCACGATTGGCTGCAGGTCTCCTCGACATCACGGGCCAGCTTTGCGTTTTATAACACGCTGGAAGAGGTCGACGCCCTGGCCGAAGCGATTCTCTACGCGAGAAAAGTCTTCCGGCTGGCTTAA
- the tig gene encoding trigger factor has product MSENEATTTDETAEDAGVAENDAPAKMELQVEIKDIGPCKKHVHVIVPRKDIDDVHDAAVSELVGNAQVPGFRPGRVPRDLIQKRFRKELGDQVREKLLMESLEQISEEHELDAINEPNLNVENIEVPEEGDFEYEFDVEVRPEFDLPEYNGLKIDKPVREITDEAVEAYQLQFLSQHGELETHKGPAEKDQYVEASFSFTHNGEVLGRFNNQTVQLKPTLGFHDAELEGFDDLMEGVSADDSREAEVTISSEAANVDLRGETVQVTIKVHEVKTLNLPELDKEFLGSLGVDSEEDLQKQIREMLERQAKFDERQAARTQVLEKITESANWELPESLVMRQVDNALRREILEMQQAGFTQSEIRARENELRQNAVTTTRQALKEHFVLDRIAVKEDIETQPVDVDMEIAMMAMQQGENPRRLRARLEKSGMIENLTAQIRERKAIEFVLSTAEFNEIPSEADRENDIEAVDFAVCGAGTPSEESATDDDAESDDE; this is encoded by the coding sequence ATGAGCGAAAACGAAGCGACCACGACAGACGAAACCGCTGAAGATGCAGGCGTTGCTGAAAATGACGCACCCGCTAAAATGGAGTTGCAGGTCGAAATCAAAGACATCGGCCCTTGCAAAAAGCACGTGCATGTCATCGTGCCCCGTAAGGATATCGACGACGTACACGATGCCGCTGTCAGCGAGTTGGTCGGCAATGCTCAGGTTCCCGGCTTCCGTCCGGGACGCGTGCCCCGCGATTTGATCCAAAAGCGATTCCGCAAAGAACTTGGCGATCAGGTCCGCGAGAAACTGCTCATGGAGAGCTTGGAACAAATCTCCGAGGAGCACGAACTCGACGCCATCAACGAACCCAACTTGAATGTCGAGAACATTGAAGTCCCCGAAGAAGGGGATTTCGAATACGAATTCGACGTCGAAGTTCGCCCCGAGTTCGACCTTCCCGAATACAACGGTCTCAAAATCGACAAACCGGTGCGCGAGATCACCGACGAAGCCGTTGAGGCCTACCAGTTGCAATTCCTTTCGCAACATGGCGAACTGGAAACGCACAAAGGACCGGCCGAAAAAGACCAATATGTCGAAGCGTCGTTCTCCTTCACCCACAACGGCGAAGTGCTCGGTCGATTTAATAATCAGACAGTGCAACTGAAACCAACGTTAGGGTTTCACGATGCCGAGCTGGAAGGCTTTGACGACCTGATGGAAGGCGTGTCGGCCGACGATTCCCGCGAAGCGGAAGTCACAATTTCGTCCGAAGCGGCCAATGTCGATTTACGAGGCGAGACGGTCCAAGTCACGATCAAAGTCCACGAGGTCAAGACGTTAAATTTGCCGGAACTCGACAAAGAGTTTTTGGGATCGCTCGGAGTGGATTCCGAAGAGGACCTGCAAAAACAAATTCGCGAAATGTTGGAGCGGCAAGCCAAATTCGACGAACGTCAAGCGGCCCGCACCCAGGTGCTGGAGAAAATCACCGAGTCGGCGAATTGGGAATTGCCCGAGTCGCTCGTCATGCGTCAGGTGGACAACGCTTTGCGGCGTGAAATCCTGGAGATGCAGCAAGCCGGCTTTACACAGTCGGAGATCCGCGCACGCGAAAACGAATTGCGGCAAAACGCGGTGACGACCACCCGGCAAGCTTTGAAAGAACATTTCGTGCTCGACCGCATTGCGGTCAAAGAAGACATTGAAACCCAACCGGTCGATGTCGATATGGAAATCGCCATGATGGCCATGCAGCAGGGAGAAAATCCCCGCCGGTTGCGTGCCCGCCTCGAAAAATCGGGCATGATTGAAAACCTGACCGCTCAAATTCGTGAGCGCAAGGCGATTGAATTCGTGCTCTCTACTGCAGAATTCAACGAAATCCCCTCCGAAGCTGACCGTGAAAATGATATTGAAGCGGTCGACTTCGCGGTTTGCGGAGCCGGAACACCCTCGGAGGAATCGGCAACGGACGACGACGCGGAATCGGACGACGAATAA